The Gemmatimonadota bacterium DNA window GTCCGTGACCCGCACCAGCGTGGAGCGCCGATCATCCGGGTTGGGCTCGCGCGCGAGCAGGCCCTTCTCCTCGAGACGGTCCAGCATCCCCGTCAACGTGGACGGCTTGTGGCCGAAGACCCTGGTGAGCTGCGAGACGGGGCAGGGCCCGTACAGCGTCGTGTAGGAGAGCAGGTGCCCCTCGCTCGGCTCGACGCCGCGCGCGCGGGAATCCGCCTCCATGAACTCGCCGATCTGCCGGGTGGCCTTGTGCAGCGGGGACACGAACTGGAGTGGCTTGGGTGTGGGCACGAGGTCGAATCGCTCCGGGGCGGTTCCGGTCCGTCGGATACACAAACGTTACGAAACCGTACTGCACGTATTCGAATAATACGGTTTCGCACTAAATGCCGCAACAGGGTCGCGGTGGACCCGCACGGTGGGGCGATTGCCGACCCGGCGACAGGGGCGGCCGACCGGTCAGCCCCGACCGCACCAGGCCCTCCCGGTCATTGGGCCCCGGGTCAGGCCGGCCGGCCCGCCACGCGGTAGAGGAGGGCCCCGGCCGCGACGATGGCCACCCCCAGCCCCGCCTCCTGGGGCCGCTCGACCAGCAGGAAGCCCAGCGTCCAGACCGTGAGCGCCAGGTAGACCAGCGGCGTGAGCGGATAGCCCCAGGTGCGGTAGGGGCGGGGGAGGTCGGGCTCACGCCGGCGCAGCACGAACACCCCGAGCACGGTGACGAACGAGTTGAGGCCCAGCGTGAAGCCCGCGAAGACCAGGATGGATTCGAACGACCCCGTGACGATGAACAACAGGCTCACCACGCCCTGCGTGACGATCGCGGCCCACGGGACCCCGTCCCGGTTGGTGCGCGCGAGGAAGCGGAAGAGGCGGTAGTCCTCGCCGATGACCTGCAGCACGCGCGGGCCTGCGAGGATCATGGCGCTCACGGTGGAGATGAGCAGCAGCGCCAGCACCAGACCCATGGCCTCCCCGCCGCGCGGCCCGAAGACGTGGGCCGC harbors:
- a CDS encoding MarR family transcriptional regulator, which gives rise to MPTPKPLQFVSPLHKATRQIGEFMEADSRARGVEPSEGHLLSYTTLYGPCPVSQLTRVFGHKPSTLTGMLDRLEEKGLLAREPNPDDRRSTLVRVTDEGGQVATELRDMLERLEDGVQQRIDARDLEGFQKVMAAIADLTRPDPDHPETA